A stretch of the Xyrauchen texanus isolate HMW12.3.18 chromosome 20, RBS_HiC_50CHRs, whole genome shotgun sequence genome encodes the following:
- the LOC127661110 gene encoding glutathione S-transferase omega-1-like, whose translation MASSQKVQGKESAAPGPVPDGLLRLYSMRFCPFAQRARLVLNAKGIKYDTVNINLKDKPNWYLEKNPTGTVPALETPSGQVIYESPITCEYLDEVYPEKKLIPSDPFERAQQKMLLEYYSKVIPYFYKISMGKKNGEDVSTPEIEFKEKLSKLNQTLANKKTIFFGGDSVTMIDYMIWPWFERIEMMGMKHCLENTPELRLWIERMFKDPSVKATMFSTDAHKVFFDTYMEGKPNFDYGL comes from the exons ATGGCGTCTTCCCAAAAAGTCCAAGGAAAGG AAAGCGCTGCTCCTGGACCAGTGCCAGATGGTCTTCTTCGACTCTACAGCATGAGATTCTGCCCTTTTGCTCAGAGAGCGAGACTGGTCCTCAATGCCAAGGGAATTAA ATATGACACTGTCAACATCAATTTGAAAGATAAGCCTAATTGGTATTTGGAAAAGAATCCTACTGGAACAGTGCCAGCATTGGAAACCCCAAGTGGACAGGTGATATACGAGTCACCTATCACCTGTGAGTACCTGGATGAGGTCTACCCTGAGAAGAAACTGATCCCATCTGACCCCTTTGAAAGGGCCCAACAGAAAATGTTGCTGGAGTATTACTCAAAG GTGATTCCATACTTCTATAAGATCTCTATGGGCAAGAAAAATGGAGAGGATGTCTCAACACCTGAAATAGAATTTAAAGAAAAACTCTCCAAACTAAATCAG ACTCTGGCGAACAAGAAGACCATATTCTTTGGAGGAGATTCAGTCACAATGATTGACTACATGATATGGCCATGGTTTGAGAGGATAGAGATGATGGGCATgaaaca TTGTTTGGAGAACACTCCTGAGTTAAGACTGTGGATTGAACGCATGTTTAAGGATCCCAGTGTGAAAGCCACCATGTTTAGCACAGATGCTCACAAGGTCTTTTTCGACACCTACATGGAGGGAAAACCCAATTTTGACTATGGATTGTAG
- the LOC127661105 gene encoding inositol 1,4,5-trisphosphate receptor-interacting protein-like: MQGAIARVCMVVAAAILNHPLLFPNENTTIPEQDDDLLARMKEHQEKLEAEQERLEQEISKAEQALTSDQDIYGWYFWSALCLVIFLTIEVCRQDIVHVEIPEPVEDDDGDSSAGYLSAKVVALDNGILNNFCRTRFHPYAHESGRVRVFVEGFADDLLEALRSVCDREADLEVEDFVGIGSVFESWRACKPLTCDIIVPFAPPQPYRFQFQLWCDPSIDIPLDLQGCGTIELIKPNGDCLCGSTNLGDDMLCLLHNRNDCDMLGEVALEELHCARDTAYLSKDQIMRWFQISVTKAWGQISHKYEFELAFRNLDFPGALQIRFRSGKTVVLNVTPAFQVEDTDAYLISHFPSDTSNSSDTHWQLSLTVYEKNLLKHFTKKLPTNSCHIHCLQILSFLHKKQTALTGICALTNYHIKTALLHLLLCKPSSMWKPQHLNNRLQDLLSFLQKSLEEKRLYHVIVGNPCIPIEIQIPIIFCMAEPLNLFRPLVLQRQIYTRMVEHFKEMVRNTSVLVQEYTPHFPNGHTAHELNSSDVG, translated from the coding sequence ATGCAGGGTGCAATTGCACGGGTTTGCATGGTGGTAGCAGCTGCTATCCTCAACCACCCACTGCTCTTCCCCAATGAAAATACCACCATCCCTGAGCAAGATGATGATCTCCTGGCCAGAATGAAAGAGCACCAGGAAAAACTTGAGGCTGAACAGGAGCGTCTGGAACAGGAGATCTCTAAGGCAGAACAAGCTCTGACTAGTGATCAGGACATTTATGGCTGGTATTTCTGGAGTGCCCTTTGCCTTGTCATTTTCTTGACAATTGAGGTTTGCAGGCAAGATATAGTCCATGTGGAAATTCCTGAGCCTGTTGAAGATGATGATGGAGATTCTAGTGCTGGATATCTCAGTGCTAAGGTTGTAGCCTTAGATAACGGAATCCTGAATAACTTCTGTAGGACCCGCTTCCATCCTTACGCCCATGAGAGTGGAAGAGTACGGGTATTTGTTGAGGGCTTTGCAGATGATTTGCTTGAGGCTTTGAGAAGTGTTTGTGATCGAGAGGCTGACTTGGAGGTTGAGGATTTTGTTGGTATAGGCAGTGTATTTGAGTCCTGGAGAGCGTGTAAGCCTCTGACGTGTGACATCATTGTGCCCTTTGCTCCCCCTCAGCCATACAGGTTCCAGTTTCAGCTCTGGTGTGACCCCTCCATTGATATCCCACTAGATCTTCAAGGATGTGGAACGATTGAACTAATAAAGCCAAATGGAGACTGTCTTTGTGGCTCAACAAATCTCGGTGATGACATGCTGTGTCTGCTTCACAATAGAAATGACTGTGATATGCTTGGTGAAGTCGCATTGGAGGAGCTCCACTGTGCAAGGGACACTGCATATTTGTCGAAAGATCAGATCATGAGATGGTTCCAGATCTCAGTGACAAAAGCATGGGGACAGATCTCTCATAAGTATGAGTTTGAGCTGGCCTTTCGGAACCTTGACTTTCCTGGAGCACTGCAAATCAGATTTAGGTCTGGAAAGACTGTCGTTCTTAATGTTACACCAGCTTTTCAGGTTGAAGACACCGATGCATACCTAATCTCTCATTTCCCCTCTGATACCAGTAACTCCTCAGACACTCACTGGCAACTATCACTCACAGTTTATGAAAAGAATCTTCTCAAACACTTCACTAAAAAACTTCCTACAAATTCTTGTCACATTCACTGTCTTCAGATATTGTCTTTCTTGCACAAAAAGCAGACCGCTTTGACTGGGATATGTGCCCTTACAAATTATCATATTAAGACTGCACTTCTACATCTGCTACTGTGTAAACCTTCTTCAATGTGGAAGCCGCAGCATCTCAATAACAGATTACAGGATTTGCTCAGTTTCCTTCAGAAAAGCCTGGAGGAAAAGAGACTCTATCATGTCATTGTCGGGAACCCTTGCATCCCAATTGAAATTCAGATTCCCATAATATTTTGTATGGCAGAGCCACTAAACCTATTTAGGCCTCTTGTGTTACAGAGGCAAATATACACCAGAATGGTGGAGCATTTTAAGGAGATGGTCAGAAATACCTCTGTGCTTGTTCAAGAATATACTCCTCACTTTCCAAATGGTCACACGGCCCATGAACTCAACAGCTCAGATGTAGGTTGA